In Ostrinia nubilalis chromosome 12, ilOstNubi1.1, whole genome shotgun sequence, one DNA window encodes the following:
- the LOC135076752 gene encoding saccharopine dehydrogenase-like oxidoreductase isoform X1 yields MQFDIVIFGASGFTGKKVVEEISRGRAKYAGVTWAVAGRSEAKLQSLLSDISAKYGVDISGIKIIIADVSDQSSLTSMCRQAKVLLNCCGPYRLYGEPVVRAALEAKTHYVDITGEEDFMGTMQIKYDNEARQAGIYVISACGFDSIPNDMGVIFLEKNFQGTLHSVESYLSLSTVKEYQKEARKSGVLNFGTWESLVYVFANFTEILKLRSKLYPKNESTYKPKLKQRYIHKQNGKWAVPLVSPDGSIVKRTQHRLLETNNKRPVQFQPYIVLPSISYVFLLGIITMFVGILSKFKYGRALLLNKPEWFSLGLVSKQGPTQAVMDNTCFTFEMFGRGWDMGQDTEASEPKKTVIAKVSAMDPAYGFTSLALVQSAIAILKEKHKMPSTGGVFTSGAAFWKTSLVAKLQENNVKFEIFY; encoded by the exons ATGCAGTTTGATATTGTAATATTTGGAGCCTCTGGCTTCACTGGTAAGAAGGTAGTGGAAGAGATTTCCCGTGGAAGAGCCAAGTATGCTGGGGTCACCTGGGCAGTGGCCGGCCGCTCGGAAGCCAAGTTGCAGAGCCTGTTAAGCGATATTTCTGCCAAGTATG GCGTAGACATATCCGgtatcaaaattataattgctGACGTCAGCGATCAGTCGTCGCTGACAAGCATGTGCAGACAGGCCAAGGTGTTGCTGAACTGCTGCGGGCCTTACCGCCTGTATGGTGAGCCGGTGGTGCGTGCAGCTCTCGAAGCCAAGACGCACTACGTCGACATCACTGGCGAGGAAGAT TTTATGGGAACAATGCAGATAAAATATGACAATGAGGCTCGCCAAGCTGGTATTTACGTAATTAGTGCATGCGGTTTTGACAGCATCCCAAATGATATGGGGGTGATTTTCTTGGAGAAGAATTTCCAAG gcaCTCTACACTCAGTAGAATCGTACTTATCACTCAGCACCGTCAAGGAATACCAAAAGGAGGCGCGTAAAAGTGGTGTTCTTAACTTTGGAACATGGGAATCTTTGGTTTATGT ATTCGCCAATTTCACTGAGATTTTGAAACTGAGAAGTAAACTATATCCAAAAAACGAATCCACCTATAAGCCAAAACTGAAACAGCG ATATATTCATAAGCAAAATGGAAAATGGGCAGTTCCTCTCGTAAGCCCTGATGGGTCTATCGTGAAACGCACGCAGCATCGCCTCTTAGAAACCAATAACAAACGTCCTGTACAATTTCAACCTTACATTGTTCTCCCTAGTATCTCATATGTTTTTCTTCTTGGTATAATCACCATGTTTGTCGGCATCCTCTCCAAATTCAAGTATGGAAGAGCTTTGCTTTTAAACAAACCGGAGTGGTTCTCCCTGGGGCTGGTGTCAAAACAAGGACCAACACAAGCAGTTATGGACAACACGTGTTTCACTTTTGAAATGTTTGGACGTGGCTGGGATATGGGACAAGATACTGAAGCTTCTGAACCAAAGAAAACAGTTATAGCTAAG GTTTCCGCCATGGACCCTGCTTATGGATTCACGTCCTTGGCACTCGTGCAATCAGCCATTGCTATTCTCAAAGAAAAACACAAAATGCCATCAAC
- the LOC135076752 gene encoding saccharopine dehydrogenase-like oxidoreductase isoform X2, with the protein MQFDIVIFGASGFTGKKVVEEISRGRAKYAGVTWAVAGRSEAKLQSLLSDISAKYGVDISGIKIIIADVSDQSSLTSMCRQAKVLLNCCGPYRLYGEPVVRAALEAKTHYVDITGEEDFMGTMQIKYDNEARQAGIYVISACGFDSIPNDMGVIFLEKNFQGTLHSVESYLSLSTVKEYQKEARKSGVLNFGTWESLVYVFANFTEILKLRSKLYPKNESTYKPKLKQRYIHKQNGKWAVPLVSPDGSIVKRTQHRLLETNNKRPVQFQPYIVLPSISYVFLLGIITMFVGILSKFKYGRALLLNKPEWFSLGLVSKQGPTQAVMDNTCFTFEMFGRGWDMGQDTEASEPKKTVIAKRRSLYVGRCFLEDKSCS; encoded by the exons ATGCAGTTTGATATTGTAATATTTGGAGCCTCTGGCTTCACTGGTAAGAAGGTAGTGGAAGAGATTTCCCGTGGAAGAGCCAAGTATGCTGGGGTCACCTGGGCAGTGGCCGGCCGCTCGGAAGCCAAGTTGCAGAGCCTGTTAAGCGATATTTCTGCCAAGTATG GCGTAGACATATCCGgtatcaaaattataattgctGACGTCAGCGATCAGTCGTCGCTGACAAGCATGTGCAGACAGGCCAAGGTGTTGCTGAACTGCTGCGGGCCTTACCGCCTGTATGGTGAGCCGGTGGTGCGTGCAGCTCTCGAAGCCAAGACGCACTACGTCGACATCACTGGCGAGGAAGAT TTTATGGGAACAATGCAGATAAAATATGACAATGAGGCTCGCCAAGCTGGTATTTACGTAATTAGTGCATGCGGTTTTGACAGCATCCCAAATGATATGGGGGTGATTTTCTTGGAGAAGAATTTCCAAG gcaCTCTACACTCAGTAGAATCGTACTTATCACTCAGCACCGTCAAGGAATACCAAAAGGAGGCGCGTAAAAGTGGTGTTCTTAACTTTGGAACATGGGAATCTTTGGTTTATGT ATTCGCCAATTTCACTGAGATTTTGAAACTGAGAAGTAAACTATATCCAAAAAACGAATCCACCTATAAGCCAAAACTGAAACAGCG ATATATTCATAAGCAAAATGGAAAATGGGCAGTTCCTCTCGTAAGCCCTGATGGGTCTATCGTGAAACGCACGCAGCATCGCCTCTTAGAAACCAATAACAAACGTCCTGTACAATTTCAACCTTACATTGTTCTCCCTAGTATCTCATATGTTTTTCTTCTTGGTATAATCACCATGTTTGTCGGCATCCTCTCCAAATTCAAGTATGGAAGAGCTTTGCTTTTAAACAAACCGGAGTGGTTCTCCCTGGGGCTGGTGTCAAAACAAGGACCAACACAAGCAGTTATGGACAACACGTGTTTCACTTTTGAAATGTTTGGACGTGGCTGGGATATGGGACAAGATACTGAAGCTTCTGAACCAAAGAAAACAGTTATAGCTAAG
- the LOC135076752 gene encoding saccharopine dehydrogenase-like oxidoreductase isoform X3 translates to MCRQAKVLLNCCGPYRLYGEPVVRAALEAKTHYVDITGEEDFMGTMQIKYDNEARQAGIYVISACGFDSIPNDMGVIFLEKNFQGTLHSVESYLSLSTVKEYQKEARKSGVLNFGTWESLVYVFANFTEILKLRSKLYPKNESTYKPKLKQRYIHKQNGKWAVPLVSPDGSIVKRTQHRLLETNNKRPVQFQPYIVLPSISYVFLLGIITMFVGILSKFKYGRALLLNKPEWFSLGLVSKQGPTQAVMDNTCFTFEMFGRGWDMGQDTEASEPKKTVIAKVSAMDPAYGFTSLALVQSAIAILKEKHKMPSTGGVFTSGAAFWKTSLVAKLQENNVKFEIFY, encoded by the exons ATGTGCAGACAGGCCAAGGTGTTGCTGAACTGCTGCGGGCCTTACCGCCTGTATGGTGAGCCGGTGGTGCGTGCAGCTCTCGAAGCCAAGACGCACTACGTCGACATCACTGGCGAGGAAGAT TTTATGGGAACAATGCAGATAAAATATGACAATGAGGCTCGCCAAGCTGGTATTTACGTAATTAGTGCATGCGGTTTTGACAGCATCCCAAATGATATGGGGGTGATTTTCTTGGAGAAGAATTTCCAAG gcaCTCTACACTCAGTAGAATCGTACTTATCACTCAGCACCGTCAAGGAATACCAAAAGGAGGCGCGTAAAAGTGGTGTTCTTAACTTTGGAACATGGGAATCTTTGGTTTATGT ATTCGCCAATTTCACTGAGATTTTGAAACTGAGAAGTAAACTATATCCAAAAAACGAATCCACCTATAAGCCAAAACTGAAACAGCG ATATATTCATAAGCAAAATGGAAAATGGGCAGTTCCTCTCGTAAGCCCTGATGGGTCTATCGTGAAACGCACGCAGCATCGCCTCTTAGAAACCAATAACAAACGTCCTGTACAATTTCAACCTTACATTGTTCTCCCTAGTATCTCATATGTTTTTCTTCTTGGTATAATCACCATGTTTGTCGGCATCCTCTCCAAATTCAAGTATGGAAGAGCTTTGCTTTTAAACAAACCGGAGTGGTTCTCCCTGGGGCTGGTGTCAAAACAAGGACCAACACAAGCAGTTATGGACAACACGTGTTTCACTTTTGAAATGTTTGGACGTGGCTGGGATATGGGACAAGATACTGAAGCTTCTGAACCAAAGAAAACAGTTATAGCTAAG GTTTCCGCCATGGACCCTGCTTATGGATTCACGTCCTTGGCACTCGTGCAATCAGCCATTGCTATTCTCAAAGAAAAACACAAAATGCCATCAAC